The Desulfatiglans anilini DSM 4660 genomic sequence CTGGGGCGCCTGGGTCATTGCCCTGGCCGGGGTATTGGACACGCTTGACGGTAGCCTTGCCAGAAGCACGGGGCGGGCCTCGAAGTTCGGGGCCTTTTTTGACAGCACGCTCGACCGCTATGGCGAGGCTTTCATCCTGATCGGATTTGCATGGTTTTTCGTGGGCGGGGGTGCTTCGGTGTCGGGGGTTGATACACCGGCCGGTTCAACCGTTGCTCCCTGGACGATCCTGTGGATCCTGCTGGCAATGGTGGGGTCTTTTATGGTAAGCTACACCCGCGCGAGGGCTGAAGGGCTTGGATTAGAGTGCAAAGAGGGATGGTTCCAACGGCCTCAGCGTATGGTTTTGCTGGTGATCGGAGGGCTTTTGGGGGCGTTGCCGGTCGCCGGACCTTATCTTCTCAAGTGCATCCTTTTTCTCCTTGCCTGTCTGTCGAATGTGACGGCTGCCCAGCGAATCCTGCTGGTGCGGAAGGCCCTCTCCTCGAAAGAGCCTCTGGTTCCATGAAAACCGACCTGATCTGCCCCCATTGCGGAGGCAAAGTGACCGCCTATCGCAATCCTTTTCCAACGGTGGATGCCATCATCGAATTGGAAGACGGTGGGATTGTGTTGATTCGCAGAAAGAATCCTCCCTATGGCTGGGCGCTGCCCGGTGGATTCGTCGATTACGGTGAATCGCTCGAGGCGGCGGTGAAGCGGGAGGCTTTGGAAGAAACCGGTCTGCGGATAACGCTTCGATACCAGCTTGGCGCCTATTCCGACCCGACACGGGATCCGCGTTGGCACACCATCAGCGTGGTATTTGTGGCACAGGGCGAGGGGGAGCCGAAGGCGTCGGATGATGCGGCCGAGGTCGGTATCTTTTATCGAGGAGGGCTTCCTGAGCATCTTGCCTTCGATCACAAAACGATTCTGAGAGACTACTTCACGCGATGCGGCGAATGATCCTGAAGGTGCTCATCCCCCCTCTAATGTTGATCGTATTGGGGGGGCTCCTGATGCTGTTGTCGGACCGCCTGGTTCAGGACCCTGCGGTTCAGACCTATTTCCTCAAGCAAATCGGTGGAAAAATCGGATTCGACCTTGCTGCAGAAGAAATCGCCGTCAACTGGCTGCACGGGATAGGTATCCGGGCTAACATGGCCGAGGCTGTTTCCCATTCAGGCAATATGCGGATGGAGGCTGCGGACCTCAGGATCGTATTGTCCCCAATCGGGTTGCTTCAGGGGGAGATCTCACCGACTCGCATCGATGTATATCAGCCTATTGTCCACCTGCGGTCCCTCCCGGGGGAGCCGGCGGGAGCGGCCGTTGGTTGGGCCGACGGGGTCTTTCCGGTGTTGCTGCGTCAGTTCGGAGAGCTTGTTTCTTTGCATCTGGAGGACGGCCGCTTGGATTTGAACGGCGGGTCGGTCCGATTGAAGGACTTCGATCTCATTGCAGAGCAGCGGGTGAACGCGCCTTTAACGGTCGATTTCAGGACCCGTGGACGCCTCATCCATGACCGGCGCGAGTCGATCCTTTCTCTGGAGGGCGAGGTGAAGGAGGACGCGGTTCATCCAGAGGCGCCGCTCTGCCGGATGCGTCTTGAAGGCCGTTCGTTCCCGATCCGGTGGTTGCCTTGGCCTTCTTTCATTCCCTGGCAGGGCGGAAGGATGGACATGGACATCTCGCTGAGCGGCAGCCGGGCTCTGGGTTTTAGTGCGGATGCCCGGCTGAAGGGAAGACAGTGCGCCTTCGAGATTCGAAACGCGGAGCGGAGCAAGTCATACCGTTTCAGCGAGTTGGTATTGAACACAACGGCTGCTTATGCTGATCGGCGCATCGACCTGACTTCTTTCACACTGCAGGGCCCCGGTTTTCATTTTACCGGTTCCTCCGGATTCGATCTGAAGAATCCCAAAGATCCGGAGATCCTTATCCTGGCCAGTAGTGATGCAATCGCGTTGAAGGATTTTATGCCCTTGATCCCGGATTCGATTCTGCCTGCCTGGTTAGAGAAAGACCTGTTTCCGCTTCTGCAGGATGGAGAGGCGGTCTTGGACGGAATTCGCGTGGCTGGGTCCGTGAGCCGCATCGGATCCCTGGGTGACAGGAGAAACGCCGACACGCTCTCTCTCTCGATAGGCTGGAAGGGGTTGACCGCCGATACGCCTTGGGCCCCGGTTCCTTTTCGGGAGATTCCGGGATCGCTGGATATCGCGAATGGGGAGTTGAGGATCTCGGGTATCAGGGCGCTTTTCGGGCAATCGGAACTCCAGGAAGGGTCGATGATCATCTTCGATCTCTATGAGGATCCCCCCGTTTTCGATTTTTCCCTGAAGGGACGATTGGACGCTTCCGACCTTGCAGCCATCGCCGGGAGGGTGCCGCTGCCGCCCGGCTTGACGGGATGGGTCGAGCGCACGAAGCCCGAATCGGTCGGCGGCCGCATCGAGGCCGATGTCCGGGTCGCCTACGTGTCAGGAGCGGCCTGGCCGGTCCTGCAGAGCGGCGTTTTCGAGGTGGTCGATGGGAGATGGTCCCCGGATGATGCGACGGGGGTCCTGCACGTTGAGCAAGGGACCCTGCAACTCGATCTCGCCGGGGAAAGCCGCTTTTCCAGCCGTTTTGACTGGGAAGGCTCATCGTTAGAGATGGAGGGCGCCTTCGGCCCGGGCTGGGAAGACGGATGGAGTCTGAGCGGTCAAGGCGGGATCGATTTCTTGAGGCTGATGCAGTATACCGGGATCGTGTCGCCGTGGCTGCCGGCCTTTCCCCAAGACGTTCCATGCCGGTTTTCCCTGAAGGCCGTGGACGCGGGATGGCAGATTGTGGCTGAAGCGGACATTTCCGGCATGACATGGGATGCGCCTACCTTCTCGATGAAACTGCCGGATCAGGGTTGCCGGGTGGCGTTCGACGGCACGTACCTCCCCGAAAGGAATAAACGGATTTCCGGCAAGGCCTTGTTTTCTTTGCAGAACGCAACCGCCGAGGTCACGGGATTCGGCGATGTCGACAGGCTGCAGGTGTCGGTTGCCTCATCTTCCTTGCCGTTGAAGACGCTTCATTTTCGCCCCACGCTGGCTGGGCGGGTCCCCCTTGAAGGGGTCCTGAAGGGAGATCTCGATCTGGTCATCCCGACGCACTCTCCGGAGGACTTCTCGGCCGAGGGCTTCTTGTCAGGTCAGGACATGGCGTGGACCCTGCCGATGACTTCCATGTCGATTCGCGAGGGGATGTTCGCGTTGGCCTTGGACGGCGAGTCGTGCGAGCTCACTGAGCTTTCGCTTCTGCTGGACGAGGGCCATGTATCCGGGCGCGGCACGTTCGACTCGCTCTGGAGGGCCCCGAGCGGTGATGTGCACCTGGAGGTCGAGCGTGTCGATTTCTCTCGTCTTCTGGAGTCGTTGAAGAAGGTGGGCGCAGGGGAATCCGGACGGAAAGACTGGGATTTCCCCCAGAAGGCCGATTTGGGGTTTTCGGTGGCGATCGATCAGGCCGAGTGGAACGGGCGCGGATGCGGGAAGTTGAAAGGCGAGTTGACCCTGGCCGGCGGAGCCCTCTCTGTGGAAGATGTCCTGCTGCAGCTGCAGCAGACGCGCATGACCCTGAAAGGCTCGGTGCGCCGGGGTGGATCCCCTTCGATCGAGGTTTCGGCCCATGTCCTGTCGGAGGAGCAGCCGATCAGTGAAATTGCGGGTCTTTGCGGGTGGAAGCCCACCGAGATCGAAGGGCGTCTGAGTATGGAAGGTTTTTTTTTCACACGCGGGAAGCGATTTTCGGATCTGACAAAGAACATGGATGGCCGGGCAAGGGTGAAGCTCGAAGACGGGATCATCAGACGATCCAACCTGATTGTCAAGATATTGGAATTTCTCAGTCTGCAGAGGATCGTCGACCGGCGGCCGGATGATATCTCCCGTGAAGGATTCTACTTTCAGAGCATCGAGGGGCAGATAGCGGCCGAAAAAGGGGTTCTCGAAAGCGACGACCTTCTGATCAGGAGCCCGGCCTTCAATGCCGCAGTCGAGGGGTCTCTCGATCTCCGGACGCAAACGGTCGCAATGGATATGGGTGTCCAGCCCTTGGGGACCATCGACAGCCTTGTGAGCCGAATTCCGGTGGTGGGTTATATATTGAGTGGTGAAGACAAGACCGTTCTGGTGTATCGTTTCAAAATCCACGGACCGGTTGACCAGCCGGAAATCGACTACGTTCCCCTGAAGGACATCGGAGACAGCATGAAGGGTTACATGGAGCGATTGATCGGTACACCGTGGCGGCTTCTCAAAAAGATAGGCAGAATCAGCAGAGAGATCGAACAGACCGAACCCTTGGAGCCTGCGGAAGAAGGGCTCTAGACGCCGGTTTTCGAAAGGAACGTCCAGATGGCCAAAATTGACCTGGTTGATATCTTCAAGCGCCGCACCCGGCATCCCTATAGACCCCGAGCTTCTCACCTGGTGGAGCATCTTTTTCCGGATTTCAGCCTGATTTCACCGCCAGGAGGCTCTTTGCTGGCGGGTGTCACCTCTTTTGCGAACCATCAGCTCTATGTCGTCGCCCAGCAAAAACCCACGCCGGATGACCTGCGCAGCAGCGAGGATCTCAAGAAGCTCAACTATGGCATGCTGACCTCGGATG encodes the following:
- a CDS encoding CDP-alcohol phosphatidyltransferase family protein; translated protein: MKTFDMREIGGKIRVRYYALLGPLESVLTRLNIHPDALTFAGLILSAVAGLLVGGGSFFWGAWVIALAGVLDTLDGSLARSTGRASKFGAFFDSTLDRYGEAFILIGFAWFFVGGGASVSGVDTPAGSTVAPWTILWILLAMVGSFMVSYTRARAEGLGLECKEGWFQRPQRMVLLVIGGLLGALPVAGPYLLKCILFLLACLSNVTAAQRILLVRKALSSKEPLVP
- a CDS encoding NUDIX domain-containing protein, coding for MKTDLICPHCGGKVTAYRNPFPTVDAIIELEDGGIVLIRRKNPPYGWALPGGFVDYGESLEAAVKREALEETGLRITLRYQLGAYSDPTRDPRWHTISVVFVAQGEGEPKASDDAAEVGIFYRGGLPEHLAFDHKTILRDYFTRCGE
- a CDS encoding AsmA-like C-terminal region-containing protein; translated protein: MLIVLGGLLMLLSDRLVQDPAVQTYFLKQIGGKIGFDLAAEEIAVNWLHGIGIRANMAEAVSHSGNMRMEAADLRIVLSPIGLLQGEISPTRIDVYQPIVHLRSLPGEPAGAAVGWADGVFPVLLRQFGELVSLHLEDGRLDLNGGSVRLKDFDLIAEQRVNAPLTVDFRTRGRLIHDRRESILSLEGEVKEDAVHPEAPLCRMRLEGRSFPIRWLPWPSFIPWQGGRMDMDISLSGSRALGFSADARLKGRQCAFEIRNAERSKSYRFSELVLNTTAAYADRRIDLTSFTLQGPGFHFTGSSGFDLKNPKDPEILILASSDAIALKDFMPLIPDSILPAWLEKDLFPLLQDGEAVLDGIRVAGSVSRIGSLGDRRNADTLSLSIGWKGLTADTPWAPVPFREIPGSLDIANGELRISGIRALFGQSELQEGSMIIFDLYEDPPVFDFSLKGRLDASDLAAIAGRVPLPPGLTGWVERTKPESVGGRIEADVRVAYVSGAAWPVLQSGVFEVVDGRWSPDDATGVLHVEQGTLQLDLAGESRFSSRFDWEGSSLEMEGAFGPGWEDGWSLSGQGGIDFLRLMQYTGIVSPWLPAFPQDVPCRFSLKAVDAGWQIVAEADISGMTWDAPTFSMKLPDQGCRVAFDGTYLPERNKRISGKALFSLQNATAEVTGFGDVDRLQVSVASSSLPLKTLHFRPTLAGRVPLEGVLKGDLDLVIPTHSPEDFSAEGFLSGQDMAWTLPMTSMSIREGMFALALDGESCELTELSLLLDEGHVSGRGTFDSLWRAPSGDVHLEVERVDFSRLLESLKKVGAGESGRKDWDFPQKADLGFSVAIDQAEWNGRGCGKLKGELTLAGGALSVEDVLLQLQQTRMTLKGSVRRGGSPSIEVSAHVLSEEQPISEIAGLCGWKPTEIEGRLSMEGFFFTRGKRFSDLTKNMDGRARVKLEDGIIRRSNLIVKILEFLSLQRIVDRRPDDISREGFYFQSIEGQIAAEKGVLESDDLLIRSPAFNAAVEGSLDLRTQTVAMDMGVQPLGTIDSLVSRIPVVGYILSGEDKTVLVYRFKIHGPVDQPEIDYVPLKDIGDSMKGYMERLIGTPWRLLKKIGRISREIEQTEPLEPAEEGL